From one Papio anubis isolate 15944 chromosome 12, Panubis1.0, whole genome shotgun sequence genomic stretch:
- the LOC101023934 gene encoding uncharacterized protein LOC101023934: MLQPGLTPLLGGLSRALGAQGLPPLANFLLGNRGLDAHINLSLHLRSEEAPLEETEAAATHESRSGGYGSEPARERASSQGRKGESSEGRREGRTGPKTSPPRGSCCPAREHRSVTRDAAEARREPPKGLSWRDSHRCPEGPRTESTLAPAGLHMLRALERSKAVAVGRGRWDARLAGRAGLRSGAAAALPGKAALAAGLSAGEDRLRPARLRRALTAGAAPARPLVHGAPISGRGSHCKEGVASTLAAAETLGPRLAASTKRAGGRSAALLRPRASRGPTPPRP, from the coding sequence ATGCTGCAGCCGGGTCTCACACCTCTCCTGGGTGGCCTTTCAAGAGCTCTGGGCGCTCAGGGGCTGCCGCCTCTTGCAAACTTCCTCCTGGGAAACAGAGGCTTGGACGCCCATATTAACTTGTCACTGCATCTCCGAAGTGAGGAGGCCCCTTTGGAAGAGACAGAGGCGGCGGCAACCCACGAGTCTCGCTCCGGAGGCTACGGGTCTGAGCCGGCGAGGGAAAGAGCTAGCAgccaaggaaggaaaggagagagcagcgaaggaaggagagaagggcgCACAGGTCCCAAGACGTCTCCACCGAGAGGCAGCTGCTGCCCTGCTCGCGAGCACCGCAGTGTCACCCGCGACGCAGCAGAGGCGCGGCGAGAGCCCCCGAAAGGTCTCTCTTGGCGTGACAGTCACCGCTGCCCAGAAGGCCCCCGTACTGAGAGCACCTTAGCGCCTGCGGGTCTGCACATGCTCCGTGCGCTAGAGCGCAGCAAGGCTGTGGCCGTGGGGCGCGGGCGCTGGGACGCGCGGCTGGCGGGCCGGGCAGGGCTGCGCTCGGGAGCGGCCGCCGCGCTTCCCGGGAAGGCTGCGCTGGCTGCGGGGCTCAGCGCAGGGGAGGACAGGCTGCGGCCGGCGCGGCTGCGGCGCGCGCTGACAGCCGGGGCCGCCCCGGCGCGCCCATTGGTCCACGGTGCACCAATCAGCGGCCGCGGCTCTCACTGCAAAGAGGGCGTGGCCTCAACTCTGGCCGCCGCCGAAACTCTGGGGCCGCGCTTGGCAGCGAGTACAAAGCGGGCTGGTGGCCGCTCTGCGGCACTGCTCCGGCCGCGCGCCTCCCGGGGGCCCACACCCCCGCGTCCCTAA